One part of the Anopheles coustani chromosome 2, idAnoCousDA_361_x.2, whole genome shotgun sequence genome encodes these proteins:
- the LOC131265211 gene encoding protocadherin Fat 4-like, protein MWLYVLLLGCCWQLQATQGCSSPSYNFNSHVNPEELDLTTPTDTVIASFTVADVTAVSLVPEPIYIDVRLVGSELQFLTTAKFADYEENETQIVLILQLSYTCSTTQRSGLYRQNFKKANNHAPRFLQDAYEALVPLPLPKNFDVSPYLASGTGIMARDIDLINNTVQFTISENEYFNIETHPLAEDEKQFKAVLRLREQVLKLANTVQLIVTATDQGIPPKASQVSVSIQPDLSIVYDDPPEFKDTFVNRTMDPGTIIQLELIPGTETNDIQYTLEGIDREYFTLSVWANNSGLDLQLVNLDTLPSTKSFLNVLAVAKRSELQKTSSVILLTIPSASNPEPAEITVQKVLVVLHLEEMAAHRNIFPLTIENCVFSIGSQTPGEYFYVEKSNNTLSSEPFDREDENLFSGLDFPQFWIVLMLNCPALEDQESQSLNGNLMRSGPMRDIAYSSKQTHLNIIVQDINDNSPEFIYPSNNAIFAFPSARLARKLLPERLLKVEASDRDEGINAIIRYRLAANDHFDIEAETGVIFPLKTSLADETSTTLEVYATDRDGAEDGNTASLKIKVLRGSEDRFVAVTVHGVNPLAFESLLQNISDSKNIVVGAIKIVYSAAGDANDSGRAASERYATQALVYAVQGDALLSYSEVADILNKLQYNLTISLSTLNELFTSPSTTSESDSTIIYPYIIVAAFFGCLALSMTAAAIFYRAKSRQNQTTAVMSETTSINSGTHIIANMDNDPYATPPRERDAVQTMDNGIASESTEIFKSAAPMVHPKSHTELRSIDENSELHVDPTEPPQSAQHDQKKSITFNEHVERIEMFDA, encoded by the exons ATGTGGCTGTACGTGTTATTATTAGGTTGCTGTTGGCAGCTTCAAGCTACGCAAG GATGTAGTTCCCCAAGTTACAACTTTAACAGCCATGTCAATCCAGAAGAACTGGATCTTACCACACCGACCGACACCGTTATCGCCAGCTTCACCGTTGCAGATGTAACGGCGGTGTCTCTGGTTCCAGAACCGATCTACATCGATGTGAGGCTCGTTGGATCGGAACTGCAGTTTCTCACGACTGCTAAATTTGCCGATTATGAAGAGAACGAGACACAGATTGTTCTTATTCTACAATTGTCCTACACGTGTAGCACAACCCAACGGAGTGGACTTTATCgtcaaaatttcaaaaaagctAACAATCATGCACCACGATTCCTGCAAGATGCGTATGAGGCGCTAGTCCCTTTACCATTACCCAagaattttgatgtttcaccATATCTCGCGAGTGGGACCGGCATAATGGCGCGAGATATTGATCTGATAAACAACACGGTGCAGTTTACCATATCGGAAAACGAGTACTTCAACATCGAAACCCATCCCCTGGCGGAGGATGAGAAGCAGTTCAAGGCAGTTCTTCGGCTCAGGGAACAAGTTTTGAAACTCGCCAATACGGTGCAACTGATTGTGACGGCCACGGACCAAGGAATACCTCCAAAAGCAAGTCAAGTCAGCGTTAGCATTCAGCCGGACCTCTCAATCGTCTATGATGACCCTCCGGAGTTTAAAGATACCTTCGTTAACAGGACGATGGATCCTGGTACGATCATACAACTCGAGCTAATTCCCGGCACCGAAACGAACGACATTCAATATACGCTCGAGGGAATAGATAGGGAATATTTCACCCTATCGGTGTGGGCGAACAACAGTGGATTGGATTTGCAGTTAGTCAATCTTGATACGCTTCCATCAACGAAATCCTTTCTCAATGTACTAGCAGTCGCTAAGCGTTCTGAATTGCAAAAAACGTCCTCGGTCATACTGCTTACCATTCCTTCTGCAAGCAACCCTGAACCGGCAGAAATTACGGTCCAGAAGGTGCTGGTTGTACTGCACCTCGAGGAAATGGCGGCGCATCGGAATATTTTTCCTCTAACGATTGAAAACTGCGTCTTCAGCATAGGATCGCAAACACCTGGAGAGTATTTTTATGTAGAAAAATCGAACAATACTTTGTCTTCCGAGCCATTTGACCGGGAAGATGAGAACCTTTTTTCCggtctagattttccacagttttgGATAGTGTTAATGTTGAACTGTCCCGCGTTAGAGGACCAAGAATCTCAATCATTAAATGGCAATCTGATGCGCTCCGGGCCAATGAGAGACATTGCATATTCTTCGAAGCAAACGCATCTTAACATAATCGTGCAGGATATTAACGACAACAGCCCGGAGTTCATATACCCTTCAAACAATGCCATATTTGCGTTTCCATCGGCACGTCTGGCACGAAAACTTCTTCCAGAAAGGCTGCTCAAAGTTGAGGCAAGCGATCGCGATGAGGGAATCAATGCGATTATACGATACCGACTTGCAGCAAACGACCATTTCGACATCGAGGCTGAAACGGGTGTTATTTTCCCACTCAAAACATCACTTGCTGACGAAACAAGTACAACACTAGAAGTGTATGCCACCGATCGGGATGGAGCTGAAGATGGTAACACGGCGTCTTTGAAAATTAAAGTGCTACGGGGAAGTGAAGATCGATTTGTTGCTGTTACGGTGCATGGTGTCAATCCCTTAGCATTCGAGTCGTTGCTGCAAAATATCAGTGATAGTAAAAACATAGTGGTGGGTGCTATAAAAATCGTTTATTCTGCTGCTGGAGACGCTAACGATTCTGGGCGTGCAGCATCCGAACGCTATGCTACACAAGCTCTAGTTTACGCTGTTCAAGGCGACGCACTTTTGTCCTATAGCGAAGTTGCTGA CATCCTCAACAAGTTGCAGTATAATTTAACCATCTCACTATCCACGTTAAATGAACTTTTTACATCCCCATCAACAACGAGCGAGTCAGATAGCACTATAATCTACCCCTACATCATAGTAGCAGCGTTTTTCGGCTGCCTTGCCTTATCTATGACCGCGGCGGCAATATTTTATCGCGCCAAATCGCGTCAAAACCAAACGACAGCTGTTATGTCCGAAACCACGTCGATCAATTCCGGTACTCATATCATTGCAAATATGGATAACGATCCTTAC
- the LOC131265213 gene encoding craniofacial development protein 2-like, translated as MYRTGALKQLDDELAKLNMDLVALQEIRWLGSGVQNRRGSSYDIYYSCHDRHHMLGTGFAVGQRAKSAVIDFKAINDRLCYLRMRGKFHNISLINVHAPTEDKDEEEKDLFYGRLAKLYESCPRYDVKIILGDFNAKVGRESMYRQYIGTHSLHEHSNENGSRLVQFAAASNLVIGSTKFARRDIHKTTWVSPDGATSNQIDHVLINRRHQSSLLNENVVATPDLAGTTKSVDL; from the exons ATGTATAGAACCGGAGCCTTGAAACAATTGGACGATGAACTAGCCAAGCTAAACATGGACCTCGTCGCACTACAAGAGATACGCTGGCTAGGCAGTGGTGTGCAGAATAGGCGTGGCAGTAGCTACGACATCTACTATAGCTGCCACGACCGCCACCACATGCTCGGCACGGGCTTCGCCGTAGGTCAACGTGCGAAGTCCGCAGTCATTGATTTCAAGGCTATAAACGATAGGCTATGCTACCTGCGCATGCGAGGCAAATTTCATAATATAAGCCTCATTAACGTTCATGCCCCTACCGAAGACAAAGATGAAGAGGAGAAGGACCTGTTTTACGGCCGCCTCGCGAAACTCTATGAAAGCTGCCCCAGGTATGACGTCAAAATCATCCTGGGGGATTTCAATGCTAAAGTCGGTAGGGAGTCGATGTACCGCCAGTACATCGGAACCCACAGTCTACACGAGCACAGCAATGAAAACGGTAGTAGATTGGTCCAGTTCGCAGCAGCGAGCAATCTGGTCATCGGAAGTACCAAGTTTGCGCGACGGGACATTCACAAAACCACGTGGGTGTCCCCGGATGGAGCCACTTCCAACcagatcgaccacgtgttgaTTAACCGCCGCCATCAATCGAGTCTGTTAAAC GAGAACGTCGTGGCAACACCAGATCTGGCTGGTACGACGAAGAGTGTAGACTTGTGA